A section of the Salminus brasiliensis chromosome 10, fSalBra1.hap2, whole genome shotgun sequence genome encodes:
- the pdzd8 gene encoding PDZ domain-containing protein 8, with product MTFRHVPASEGDVVHVSIETVTPNSPAAQADLQKGDRLIAIGGVKVTSSVQVPKLLKQAGERVTVLYERPVRHQVPAMGLGTLQETLAPLEEPGYPPPGGYEEDPAHITTVDITDGKDNDSEFEELIVETKLAGATVSGEIKEDSLLSVNQSPKKTVANLASKPLGTISPILNRKLNLAGLQSPLKPQPKESPKPSPHKSVEPSEPPQRPTVPPPPPPARPPVPPRPHIKVTSASSESQNSLEGSDSAVEKSPERIPPASGNGDRSAPDKTPTKAPEPKPVNKPPESTDELPPIPVNTKQDSAKDKMVESSSITRDSLDEQGLWESSEAMFRNRNARWSKSSVVFDVDGNHKYLNVALWCKDPFKLGSLLCLGHVTLHLEHIALECLSTSSAEYQSTFRLCAPEPRASVSRTALRSLGTHKGFNEKLCYGDVTLNFIYLGDGEVDLPSGLTEREGSVQDEDTKEREREKEQMPTVTREDLGYNPMQINEVRHNFQDTQFQNPTWCDYCKKKVWTKAASQCIVCAYVCHKKCQDKCLAEHPFCLAIGDRRSTDPEAKSTINRATTGLTRHIINTSSRLLNLRQVPKARLAEQVSEVGPGAAEPSPKHTPNTSDNESSDTETYAGASPSKQPPGGAGGAGGGGGSGAKLARKEGGLDDSVFIAVKEIGRDLYRGLPTDERSQKLELMLDKLQQEIDQELEHNNSLMSEEREATDARRKALITSALAKSGERLQALTLLMIHYRAGIEDLESVESTSPSEQHGFPKSKAGGLEEDLMSAEVYDSDICSPMDVQMLDEISEEQICVEALPR from the exons ATGACGTTCCGGCATGTTCCAGCCTCTGAAGGAGACGTGGTGCATGTGAGCATCGAGACGGTGACCCCCAACTCCCCTGCTGCCCAGGCTGACCTGCAGAAGGGAGATCGCCTCATTGCTATTGGAG GAGTCAAAGTAACTTCCTCTGTCCAAGTGCCGAAGCTCTTGAAGCAAGCTGGGGAACGAGTGACTGTCTTGTACGAGAGGCCAGTGAGACACCAGGTGCCTGCCATGGGCTTGGGAACCCTTCAGGAGACCCTGGCCCCTCTGGAAGAGCCAGGATACCCTCCTCCTGGGGGTTACGAGGAAGACCCGGCCCACATTACCACCGTGGACATAACTGATGGCAAAGACAATGACTCTGAGTTTGAGGAACTGATAGTGGAGACCAAACTAGCTGGAGCTACAGTCAGTGGAGAGATTAAAGAGGATTCCCTACTTTCTGTAAACCAAAGCCCTAAAAAGACTGTCGCCAACCTGGCCTCCAAGCCCCTGGGCACCATCTCGCCAATCCTCAACCGCAAGCTCAACCTGGCCGGCCTTCAATCCCCACTCAAACCCCAGCCTAAAGAATCACCAAAGCCCTCGCCTCACAAGAGTGTGGAACCATCCGAACCACCCCAGAGACCAACAgtgccccctcctcctccacctgctCGCCCTCCTGTCCCCCCAAGACCCCATATAAAAGTGACGTCAGCTTCGTCTGAATCCCAGAACTCATTGGAAGGCAGTGACTCGGCAGTGGAGAAATCCCCAGAAAGAATTCCTCCTGCCTCAGGCAATGGAGACCGATCTGCCCCTGACAAAACGCCCACAAAAGCTCCTGAGCCGAAGCCTGTAAACAAGCCTCCAGAGTCTACAGATGAACTACCACCGATCCCGGTCAACACTAAGCAAGATTCAGCCAAAGACAAGATGGTTGAAAGCTCCTCCATCACGAGAGACAGTCTGGACGAGCAGGGTCTTTGGGAGTCCTCCGAAGCAATGTTCCGCAACAGAAATGCTCGCTGGAGCAAGTCCTCCGTGGTGTTCGATGTGGATGGCAACCATAAATACCTTAACGTAGCACTCTGGTGCAAGGATCCCTTTAAGTTAGGTAGTCTCCTGTGCTTGGGACATGTTACCTTACATTTGGAGCATATAGCGCTTGAGTGCTTGTCTACATCATCGGCGGAATACCAGAGCACCTTTCGTCTCTGTGCCCCAGAACCCCGGGCCAGCGTCAGCCGCACCGCGCTGCGCAGTCTGGGCACCCACAAGGGCTTCAATGAGAAGTTATGCTATGGAGATGTCACCCTCAATTTCATCTACCTGGGAGACGGGGAAGTAGACCTGCCCAGCGGACTCACCGAAAGGGAGGGTAGTGTACAGGACGAGGATacgaaagaaagggagagagaaaaagagcagaTGCCCACAGTAACCCGGGAAGACCTAGGCTACAACCCCATGCAGATCAATGAGGTTCGGCACAACTTCCAGGACACACAATTCCAGAATCCCACCTGGTGCGACTATTGCAAGAAGAAGGTGTGGACCAAGGCTGCATCGCAGTGCATCGTCTGTGCCTACGTCTGCCACAAAAAGTGCCAGGACAAGTGTCTTGCTGAGCATCCTTTCTGCTTGGCCATTGGTGACCGTCGCAGCACGGACCCTGAGGCCAAGTCCACCATCAACCGGGCAACCACTGGCCTCACGCGCCACATCATCAACACTAGCTCCCGCCTGCTCAACCTCAGGCAAGTACCCAAGGCCAGACTAGCAGAACAGGTGTCGGAGGTGGGACCTGGAGCCGCCGAACCCTCTCCGAAACACACGCCCAACACCTCAGACAATGAGAGCAGCGACACAGAGACCTATGCTGGGGCGAGCCCTTCGAAACAACCACcaggtggtgctggtggtgctggtggtggtggcggcagTGGCGCAAAACTGGCGCGCAAGGAGGGAGGCTTGGACGACAGTGTGTTCATTGCAGTGAAGGAGATCGGCCGAGACCTGTACCGAGGTCTTCCAACGGACGAGCGTTCACAGAAACTGGAGCTAATGCTGGACAAACTCCAGCAGGAGATTGACCAGGAGCTGGAGCACAACAACTCACTGATGTCGGAAGAGAGGGAGGCGACCGATGCACGGCGCAAGGCCCTAATCACCTCAGCCTTGGCGAAGTCTGGAGAGCGGCTTCAAGCTTTGACTCTGCTGATGATCCACTACCGCGCCGGCATCGAAGACCTGGAGTCTGTGGAGAGCACCTCGCCATCCGAGCAGCACGGCTTCCCCAAGTCGAAAGCGGGAGGTCTGGAGGAGGACCTGATGAGTGCGGAAGTGTACGACAGTGACATTTGTAGTCCAATGGATGTGCAGATGCTTGATGAGATTAGCGAGGAGCAGATCTGTGTAGAGGCCTTGCCACGTTAG